A portion of the Lolium rigidum isolate FL_2022 chromosome 1, APGP_CSIRO_Lrig_0.1, whole genome shotgun sequence genome contains these proteins:
- the LOC124682626 gene encoding zinc finger protein CO3-like: protein MGSEGSSTTPNGSGAAACAVCGGTAAVYCPADSAALCAPCDAAIHAANPLASRHERVPLAAAMVASSGVYDLFAADDEGVSSWPGQGLGQGSPNSSSSSFSNCSGAETSLFHLLSDVDLMATGAAGGSLSDGMPIHGAAAPLWLQPGIAVDASTWSSPLESAVVAAAAAAADRRERVRRYREKRKNRKFQKTIRYASRKAYAEARPRIKGRFVKRTAGSDDDSTSATAEGAKFWLSFSDDSVVFDAPSYGVVPNF, encoded by the coding sequence ATGGGAAGCGAAGGCAGCAGCACAACCCCGAATGGCAGCGGCGCCGCAGCCTGCGCGGTCtgcggcggcacggcggcggtgtACTGTCCGGCTGACTCGGCGGCCCTCTGCGCACCCTGCGACGCGGCTATCCACGCGGCGAACCCTCTGGCTTCCCGCCACGAGCGCGTGCCGCTTGCGGCCGCCATGGTGGCATCCTCCGGCGTGTACGACCTCTTTGCGGCTGACGATGAAGGGGTGTCGTCCTGGCCGGGACAGGGGCTGGGGCAAGGCAGCCCCAACAGCAGCTCGTCCAGCTTCAGCAACTGCAGCGGTGCCGAGACGAGCCTTTTTCACCTTCTCTCCGACGTCGACCTCATGGCTACCGGCGCCGCCGGTGGAAGTCTGTCGGATGGCATGCCAATTCACGGGGCCGCCGCACCGTTGTGGCTGCAGCCCGGCATCGCCGTTGATGCCTCTACCTGGTCTTCGCCGTTGGAGTCCGCCgtggtcgcggcggcggcggcagcggcggacaGACGGGAGAGGGTCAGGCGGTACCGCGAGAAGCGCAAGAACCGCAAGTTCCAGAAGACCATCCGGTACGCCTCCCGCAAGGCGTACGCCGAGGCGCGGCCAAGGATCAAGGGCCGCTTCGTCAAGCGCACCGCCGGCTCAGACGACGACAGCACGAGCGCCACCGCCGAGGGGGCCAAATTCTGGCTCTCCTTCTCCGACGACAGCGTTGTGTTCGACGCCCCGTCCTACGGAGTCGTGCCAAATTTCTAG
- the LOC124682627 gene encoding probable receptor-like serine/threonine-protein kinase At5g57670 yields the protein MGMDAIEECSSDGGRHQGSRILVGVPNNSRGCSELLSWAIRVIAKPNDSIVAVHVLGGRGRKNRLQKANAFVIYMLGEFVETCEAKQVNLEAKVICSSSIPRALTREAEFTDAKFLIVGRSKSTYHRNHFEVANYCFMHAPNNCSVIAAGREGLAKSSTRLKSRSFDDSSMSSSSTWSRRFPPLQKLLRSSSTHKQVPQSTGDGNDEDKSSPRAVLDGPEEVEHLQVTEECYSTCSNEVSRRSQNGLWRRLSDMKLWLPFLRSVDDESMKGSDVCSTFTEDQKPVWKCYSYQEISVATDDFHPDSICGRGGYAEVYKGILSDGQCIAVKRLAKGKPSEQKEKEFLSELGIQGHVCHPNTADLLGCCVENGLYLIFEFCTNGTLASALHGKSGKVLEWSLRQKIAVGVARGLQYLHMFCRHRIIHRDIKAANILLGDDFEPQISDFGLAKWLPKQWTHHSVVPIEGTFGYLAPEYFMHGIVDEKTDIFAFGVLLLEIVTGRRPIDCSKLSLLQWAKPLLEAGQATELADPDLGDDYDKDQLKRMVAVASRCILRPAMWRPSMAEVLHFLSTNECLTEPEKWNIPEDEVDDMDDCTLFSECCSP from the exons ATGGGCATGGACGCCATTGAGGAGTGCAGCAGCGATGGAGGTCGGCACCAAGGCTCCAGGATACTGGTCGGCGTGCCCAACAACTCCCGGGGATGCTCCGAGCTGCTGTCGTGGGCGATCAGGGTCATCGCGAAGCCCAACGATTCCATCGTTGCGGTTCATGTTCTCG gaggaaggggaaggaagAACAGGCTGCAGAAGGCGAACGCCTTCGTGATCTACATGCTTGGGGAGTTTGTGGAGACATGCGAGGCTAAACAG GTCAATTTGGAGGCAAAGGTGATATGCAGCTCAAGCATTCCAAGAGCCCTGACCCGGGAAGCTGAATTTACTGATGCAAAGTTTCTAATTGTTGGAAGATCTAAGAGTACATATCACAG GAATCACTTTGAGGTTGCAAACTACTGCTTCATGCATGCTCCAAACAACTGCTCAGTCATTGCTGCTGGAAGGGAAGGCCTGGCAAAGAGTAGCACTAGGTTGAAGTCTCGGTCATTTGACG ACAGCAGCATGTCCTCAAGTTCAACATGGAGTAGAAGATTTCCACCACTTCAGAAACTACTTAGATCAAGCTCGACACACAAGCAGGTTCCTCAATCCACGGGTGATGGCAACGATGAAGACAAGAGCTCGCCGAGGGCGGTACTCGATGGACCGGAGGAAGTGGAGCACCTGCAAGTCACTGAAGAGTGCTACAGCACATGTAGCAATGAGGTGAGTCGGCGTAGTCAGAATGGCCTCTGGAGGCGGTTATCAGACATGAAGCTCTGGCTTCCATTCCTACGGTCTGTAGATGATGAAAGCATGAAAGGCAGCGATGTCTGCTCGACGTTTACGGAGGATCAGAAACCTGTCTGGAAGTGTTACAGCTACCAAGAGATttcagtagcaactgatgacttCCATCCAG ATAGCATATGCGGAAGAGGAGGCTATGCGGAAGTATACAAGGGTATACTGTCTGATGGCCAATGCATTGCAGTGAAGAGGCTGGCCAAAGGCAAGCCCAGTGAGCAGAAGGAGAAGGAGTTCCTATCAGAGCTAGGGATCCAAGGGCATGTCTGCCATCCAAACACAGCTGACCTGCTTGGCTGCTGTGTTGAGAATGGACTGTACCTAATCTTCGAGTTCTGCACAAATGGGACGCTCGCATCTGCACTGCACG GGAAGAGTGGGAAGGTCCTTGAGTGGTCTTTGAGGCAAAAGATTGCGGTAGGCGTTGCGAGGGGCTTGCAGTATCTGCACATGTTCTGCAGGCATCGGATCATCCACCGCGACATAAAGGCAGCCAATATACTTCTTGGTGATGACTTTGAACCTCAG ATTTCTGACTTTGGACTGGCAAAGTGGCTTCCCAAACAATGGACTCATCACTCTGTCGTACCCATAGAAGGCACATTTGG GTATTTAGCACCAGAGTACTTCATGCACGGCATCGTCGACGAAAAAACCGATATCTTCGCTTTCGGGGTTCTTCTCCTAGAGATTGTTACCGGAAGGCGGCCCATTGACTGCTCCAAGCTGAGCCTTCTTCAGTGG GCAAAGCCACTTCTGGAGGCTGGGCAAGCAACCGAACTTGCAGATCCTGACCTCGGCGACGACTACGACAAGGATCAGCTGAAGAGGATGGTCGCAGTCGCGTCACGCTGCATTTTGCGGCCAGCCATGTGGCGTCCGTCCATGGCCGAG GTGCTGCATTTTCTATCTACTAATGAGTGCCTGACGGAACCTGAGAAATGGAACATTCCAGAGGACGAAGTCGACGACATGGATGACTGCACATTATTTTCTGAATGTTGTTCTCCCTGA